A DNA window from Neobacillus niacini contains the following coding sequences:
- a CDS encoding DNA polymerase, producing NPARVYDTYSTNAKIQGTSAIQTKKCMIEGQALCKQLSTPDRTFALLATVHDELLFRVPKDITREEVALFEAVMTDTVQLNNIPSGTDGELGNCWGDLTPIKKHFA from the coding sequence AAATCCAGCTAGAGTTTATGACACTTATTCAACTAACGCTAAGATTCAAGGAACGTCAGCCATTCAAACTAAGAAATGTATGATCGAGGGACAAGCCTTGTGTAAGCAACTTTCTACACCTGATAGAACGTTCGCACTACTGGCAACAGTACATGACGAATTACTATTTAGAGTACCTAAGGACATTACACGAGAAGAAGTAGCATTATTTGAGGCTGTCATGACTGACACTGTACAACTTAATAACATTCCTAGTGGTACTGACGGTGAGTTAGGAAACTGTTGGGGCGACTTAA